Proteins encoded together in one Antennarius striatus isolate MH-2024 chromosome 13, ASM4005453v1, whole genome shotgun sequence window:
- the LOC137606152 gene encoding G protein-activated inward rectifier potassium channel 2-like → MEQDVESPAIIRQPKLPKQAREDLPKQHAEMYRTKKIQRYVQKDGKCNVHHGNVRETYRYLTDIFTTLVDLKWRFNLFIFVLVYTVTWLFFGFMWWLIAYLRGDLDHLSDNHWTPCVNNLNGFVSAFLFSIETETTIGYGYRVITDKCPEGILLLLVQSVLGSIVNAFMVGCMFVKISQPKKRAETLVFSTNAVISMRDGRMCLMFRVGDLRNSHIVEASIRAKLIKSKQTKEGEFIPLNQTDMNVGYNTGDDRLFLVSPLIICHEINQNSPFWDISQAHLAKEELEIVVILEGMVEATGMTCQARSSYVSSEIKWGYRFTPVLTLEDGFYEVDYNSFHDIYETNTPPYSAKDLADITSRSRLPLTWSLASKLSQQGLPESEQEGQETKSSQENQGKNQQTERNGDIANLESESKV, encoded by the exons ATGGAGCAGGATGTGGAGAGCCCGGCCATCATCAGACAGCCCAAGTTGCCAAAGCAGGCTCGCGAGGATCTGCCCAAACAGCATGCTGAGATGTACCGAACAAAGAAGATCCAGAGGTACGTCCAGAAGGACGGGAAGTGCAACGTCCATCACGGGAACGTCCGGGAGACCTACCGTTACCTGACCGACATCTTCACCACGCTGGTAGATCTGAAGTGGAGGTTCAACCTCTTCATCTTCGTGTTGGTGTACACGGTGACGTGGCTCTTCTTCGGCTTCATGTGGTGGCTTATCGCCTACCTCCGGGGGGATCTGGACCATCTATCGGACAACCACTGGACTCCTTGCGTCAATAACCTCAATGGGTTCGTATCGGCCTTTCTGTTCTCCATCGAGACCGAGACCACCATCGGTTACGGATACAGAGTCATCACGGACAAATGCCCCGAGGGGATTCTTCTGCTTTTAGTTCAGTCGGTGTTGGGGTCCATCGTGAACGCCTTCATGGTGGGCTGCATGTTTGTTAAGATCTCACAGCCCAAGAAGCGAGCAGAGACGTTAGTGTTTTCCACCAACGCGGTCATCTCCATGAGAGATGGGCGGATGTGCCTGATGTTCAGAGTGGGTGACCTCCGGAACTCGCACATCGTGGAGGCGTCCATCAGGGCCAAGCTCATCAAGTCCAAGCAGACCAAGGAAGGGGAGTTCATCCCGCTCAATCAGACGGACATGAACGTGGGCTACAACACTGGAGACGACCGGCTGTTCCTGGTGTCGCCGCTCATCATCTGCCACGAGATCAACCAGAACAGCCCCTTCTGGGACATCTCTCAGGCTCACCTGGccaaggaggagctggagatcGTCGTCATCCTGGAGGGGATGGTGGAGGCCACAG GCATGACGTGTCAAGCAAGGAGCTCGTATGTCAGCAGTGAGATCAAGTGGGGCTACCGGTTCACACCGGTCCTGACCCTGGAGGACGGCTTCTACGAAGTGGACTACAACAGCTTCCATGACATCTACGAGACCAACACCCCACCCTACAGTGCCAAAGATTTGGCTGACATCACCAGTCGCAGCCGCTTGCCCCTCACCTGGTCTCTGGCCAGTAAGCTGAGCCAGCAGGGCCTGCCAGAGTCCGAGCAGGAGGGTCAGGAGACCAAGTCCAGCCAGGAGAACCAGGGCAAGAACCAGCAGACGGAGAGGAACGGCGACATCGCCAACTTAGAGAGCGAGTCCAAGGTGTGA
- the rabgef1 gene encoding rab5 GDP/GTP exchange factor, whose amino-acid sequence MSQRTERRGIHVDQSDLLCKKGCGYYGNAAWQGLCSKCWREEYQRVRQKQIQDDWALAEKLQREEEAAYASSHGAQPHSQTHSHPTPPHPHPGPASLGPFSKFEEKKTNEKTRKVTTVKKFFSPSSRVAPKKENQEGKTPSPSNSRRTSFDMDQVSKDFVDFLKNLQKPGKEIHKQCRAFIVNMSSKKDLSADELSECVQDFYQNMAERLMSHFKGSSESVEQVMDQVEKYIMTRLYKSVFCPETTDDERKDLATQTRIRALRWVTIQMLCVSMEEDIPEVSENVVQAITDIIEMDSKRVPRDKLGCVTRCSKHIFSAIRITKNEPASADDFLPALIYIVLKANPPRLQSNIQYITRFCNPSRLMTGEDGYFFTNLCCAVAFIEKLDAQSLNLSADEFERYMSGQASPRSNGSEADWSQTDSAPGGAPINPVLAELNQNLETLSGLNCRQEAVMEAAQRLQDDLLTWTGGVQQEVNGALEKYPLEILPRPVSALDDRNADSDNLPPPLTPQMSAG is encoded by the exons ATGAGTCAGCGGACGGAGCGACGGGGGATAcatgtggaccaatcagaccTGTTGTGCAAAAAGGGATGCGGTTACTATGGCAATGCAGCATGGCAGGGCCTGTGCTCCAAGTGTTGGAGGGAGGAGTACCAGCGGGTCCGGCAGAAACAGATCCAGGACGACTGGGCCTTGGCAGAAAA GCTGCAGcgagaggaggaggcggcgtATGCCAGTAGTCATGGAGCACAGCCCCACTCCCAGACCCACTCCCACCCCACTCCTCCACACCCACACCCGGGCCCCGCCTCTCTGGGACCCTTCTCCAAGTTcgaggagaagaagacaaatgAGAAGACACGCAAAGTCACCACCGTCAAGAAGTTCTTCAGCCCTTCATCACGTGTCGCTCCTAAGAAAG AAAACCAAGAGGGCAAGACCCCGAGTCCGTCCAACAGCCGCCGCACCAGCTTCGACATGGATCAGGTCTCCAAGGACTTCGTGGACTTCCTGAAAAACCTGCAGAAGCCCGGCAAAGAGATCCACAAGCAGTGCCGAGCCTTCATCGTCAACATGTCGAGCAAGAAG GACCTGAGTGCTGACGAACTATCGGAGTGCGTTCAGGATTTCTACCAGAACATGGCCGAACGCTTGATGAGTCACTTCAAAG GGTCGTCGGAGTCGGTGGAGCAGGTGATGGACCAGGTGGAGAAGTACATCATGACTCGTCTGTATAAGAGCGTGTTCTGTCCAGAGACCACCGACGATGAAAGGAAGGACTTAGCGACGCAGACGAGGAttag GGCCTTGCGCTGGGTAACAATCCAGATGCTGTGTGTGTCCATGGAGGAAGACATCCCAGAAGTCTCTGAGAACGTGGTCCAAGCAATAACAG ACATCATCGAGATGGACTCGAAGCGAGTTCCTCGTGACAAGCTGGGCTGCGTCACCCGCTGCAGTAAACACATCTTCAGCGCCATCCGGATCACCAAAAACGAGCCGGCGTCCGCCGACGACTTCCTCCCGGCGCTCATCTACATCGTGCTGAAGGCCAACCCCCCCCGGCTGCAGTCCAACATCCAGTACATCACCCGCTTCTGCAACCCCAGCCGGCTGATGACCGGGGAGGACGGATACTTCTTCACCAACCTG tgctGCGCCGTGGCCTTCATCGAGAAGCTGGACGCTCAATCCCTCAACCTCTCTGCGGACGAGTTTGAGCGCTACATGTCGGGCCAGGCGTCGCCCCGCTCCAACGGCTCGGAGGCGGACTGGTCTCAGACCGACTCGGCCCCCGGCGGAGCTCCCATCAACCCGGTCCTGGCCGAGCTCAACCAGAACCTGGAGACGCTGTCGGGCCTCAACTGCCGCCAGGAGGCGGTGATGGAGGCGGCGCAGAGGCTGCAGGACGACCTGCTGACCTGGACCGGGGGCGTCCAGCAGGAGGTCAACGGCGCTCTGGAGAAATACCCTCTGGAGATTCTGCCCCGCCCGGTGTCTGCTTTGGACGACCGCAACGCGGACAGCGACAACCTGCCGCCCCCCCTCACACCCCAGATGTCTGCTGGGTAG
- the LOC137606362 gene encoding uncharacterized protein produces the protein MILTGQGMCLPSPSTIQELFFVARDANIIPDISLDPVLTTYLSLDSSAALRHHYAFSQRSMTLEQQSEFRLNLTNRVGGSSRVIHGGIGVVALALSMLFDQVALQVRGQESAEANESSPQRPQAKMIFGISSSSRIGWIIQSYLHLLPTITNNQDEMAENTELFDDLLTLELLDHYERMTNKKRMSSVSMQQWLVGAAFHVHLRIHQVRLGSVPVGSAMSLRWSYKSGLSRLIQGYAAYLNRNIRETAAPGPRKTRTNGPRQANADSRTNLTCSTEEGLLSPGNSTGGIKESTTPRNVTSNMYKHNGSSEDTGTTDQEAKSEAAADGRTMLNCSSGYSNEEELGLLVIEPGRSVSHRVQHHPCESPAIQDALAIRIINTQDLEQNRNFFRYAEKVFRGLLRQRDNFELNQTENVHRSSQRQSV, from the exons ATGATCCTGACCGGTCAGGGGATGTGCCTCCCTTCTCCATCCACCATCCAGGAGCTGTTCTTCGTGGCTCGAGACGCCAACATCATCCCGGACATCTCTCTGGACCCGGTCCTCACCACCTACCTGTCTCTGGACTCCTCGGCGGCGCTGCGGCACCATTACGCCTTCTCACAGAGAAGCATGACCCTGGAGCAGCAGTCTGAGTTCAGACTGAACCTGACGAAcagggtgggaggaagcagcagAGTCATCCACGGGGGGATCGGGGTCGTCGCTCTGGCTCTGTCCATGCTCTTCGACCAGGTCGCCCTACAA GTCCGAGGGCAGGAATCAGCAGAGGCGAATGAATCATCTCCTCAGAGACCCCAGGCTAAGATGATTTTTGGCATTAGCAGTTCATCCAGGATAGGCTGGATCATCCAAAGCTACCTCCACCTGTTGCCCACCATCACCAACAACCAGGATGAGATGGCGGAAAACACAGAGCTGTTTGACGATTTGCTGACACTGGAGCTGCTGGATCATTACGAGAGAATGACCAACAAGAAGAGAATGAGTTCAGTGTCCATGCAGCAGTGGCTGGTGGGAGCTGCATTTCATGTACACCTGAGAATTCACCAG GTTCGTCTGGGTTCTGTTCCAGTGGGATCAGCGATGTCACTGCGCTGGTCCTATAAATCAGGATTATCGCGCCTCATCCAGGGCTATGCAGCCTACCTAAACCGAAACATTCGTGAGACTGCAGCTCCAGGACCCAGAAAAACCAGAACCAATGGACCAAGACAAGCTAACGCAGATAGCAGAACCAATCTGACCTGCTCAACTGAAGAAGGTCTGCTCAGTCCCGGGAACTCAACAGGTGGAATTAAAGAGTCGACCACACCGAGGAACGTCACCAGCAATATGTATAAACATAATGGATCAAGTGAAGACACTGGAACCACGGACCAAGAGGCGAAGAGTGAAGCCGCTGCCGACGGCAGAACGATGCTCAACTGTTCTTCTGGCTATAGCAATGAAGAGGAACTCGGTCTGCTGGTCATCGAACCAGGGAGGAGTGTGAGTCACCGCGTGCAGCATCATCCCTGCGAGTCTCCAGCCATTCAGGACGCTCTGGCGATTCGCATCATTAACACTCAGGACCTGGAGCAGAACAGGAACTTCTTCCGCTACGCTGAGAAAGTCTTCCGCGGCCTCCTGAGGCAGAGAGACAACTTTGAGCTGAATCAGACAGAGAACGTCCACCGTTCTTCACAGAGACAGAGCGTTTAG
- the LOC137606365 gene encoding 15-hydroxyprostaglandin dehydrogenase [NAD(+)]-like — MALTGKVAAVTGAAMGIGRAMTELLLQHGAKVALLDVNETAAKSLVEVLSKQFGPERVLFVRCDVESEEQFRDSLQKTVDTFGGIDIMCNNAGILNEALFEKTVSINLVAVIRGTYLATELMRKLNGDRGGVIINTASAAGVFPVMSMPVYTSTKHGVIGFTRSTAAAFAALGYGIRVNALCPTFVQTELFSDIPSHLGQFSKLNEYNEQVLAKLGVLSVSETVEPMLELITDIAKNGEAICVSPKGKKYVTFPTMNELLA; from the exons ATGGCTCTGACCGGGAAGGTGGCGGCGGTGACCGGCGCGGCGATGGGGATCGGAAGGGCGATGACCGAGTTACTCCTGCAACACGGAGCCAAG GTCGCCCTCCTGGATGTGAACGAAACCGCAGCAAAGAGTTTAGTGGAGGTCCTGTCGAAACAGTTTGGACCAGAGCGAGTTCTGTTTGTCCGCTGTGACGTTGAGTCAGAGGAGCAGTTCAGAG ACTCCCTGCAGAAGACAGTCGACACCTTTGGAGGAATCGACATCATGTGCAACAACGCTGGCATCCTGAACGAGGCTCTGTTCGAGAAAACCGTCTCCATCAACCTT GTGGCCGTCATCAGGGGCACCTACTTGGCCACAGAGCTCATGCGCAAGTTGAATGGAGATCGAGGAGGGGTGATCATCAACACAGCATCTGCTGCAG GTGTCTTTCCTGTGATGTCCATGCCCGTCTATACTTCCACCAAGCATGGGGTGATTGGCTTCACACGGAGTACTGCG GCTGCTTTTGCTGCGTTAGGCTATGGTATAAGAGTCAACGCACTCTGCCCCACGTTTGTCCAAACTGAACTCTTCTCCGACATCCCATCTCACCTGGGACAGTTCTCCAAGTTGAATGAGTACAACGAACAGGTTTTAGCCAAGTTGGGGGTCTTAAG TGTATCTGAGACAGTGGAGCCCATGCTGGAGCTGATAACCGACATCGCCAAGAATGGAGAGGCCATCTGTGTGTccccaaaaggaaaaaaatatgttactTTCCCCACAATGAATGAGCTCCTGGCTTAG